From a region of the Streptacidiphilus albus JL83 genome:
- a CDS encoding acyl-CoA thioesterase: MPEPTSAVFTAAVTLTPAPAEHFDLAFTAVTQPCPWPKAYGGDLVAQAAAAAMRSVDDGKALHSMHSYFMRPADIGAEVRYEVERLRDGRGYATRQVRAFQNGKPVYVCLANFAAGEPGASHTAALPDWLGPAELPGPEQLPGSAAYLAGRSGGTMTDASRDYWSGGRGFDMRHVPGPVYLTVEGKPVAHQAVWVRPFDALRPVEGLGDAQRDLAALAYVCDYTILEPLLRVLGLPWAQEGLVTASLDHAMWFHRTPGPGVADGWLLYAQEAVAADSGRGVATGRFFTPDHTHLATVVQEGMIRAAEAADSADATGARQ; the protein is encoded by the coding sequence ATGCCCGAGCCCACCTCTGCGGTCTTCACCGCCGCCGTCACGCTGACCCCCGCGCCGGCCGAGCACTTCGACCTCGCCTTCACCGCGGTCACCCAGCCCTGCCCCTGGCCCAAGGCGTACGGGGGCGACCTGGTCGCCCAGGCCGCGGCGGCCGCCATGCGGTCGGTCGACGACGGCAAGGCCCTCCACTCCATGCACTCCTACTTCATGCGCCCGGCCGACATCGGCGCCGAGGTGCGCTACGAGGTGGAGCGGCTGCGGGACGGCCGCGGCTACGCGACCCGGCAGGTGCGCGCCTTCCAGAACGGCAAGCCGGTCTACGTCTGCCTGGCCAACTTCGCCGCCGGCGAGCCGGGCGCGAGCCACACGGCCGCGCTCCCCGACTGGCTGGGCCCGGCCGAGCTGCCGGGCCCCGAGCAGTTGCCCGGCTCCGCCGCCTACCTCGCCGGCCGCAGCGGCGGGACGATGACGGACGCCTCCCGGGACTACTGGTCCGGCGGACGCGGCTTCGACATGCGCCATGTGCCGGGTCCGGTCTACCTGACCGTCGAGGGCAAGCCGGTGGCCCACCAGGCGGTCTGGGTCCGGCCGTTCGACGCGCTCCGGCCGGTCGAGGGGCTCGGCGACGCCCAGCGCGACCTGGCCGCGCTGGCCTACGTCTGCGACTACACCATCCTGGAGCCGCTGCTCCGCGTGCTCGGCCTGCCGTGGGCGCAGGAGGGCCTGGTCACCGCCAGTCTCGACCACGCGATGTGGTTCCACCGGACGCCGGGGCCGGGCGTGGCCGACGGCTGGCTGCTCTACGCCCAGGAGGCCGTCGCCGCCGACTCCGGTCGCGGCGTGGCGACCGGACGCTTCTTCACCCCCGACCACACCCACCTGGCCACGGTCGTCCAGGAGGGCATGATCCGCGCCGCCGAGGCCGCCGACAGCGCCGACGCCACCGGGGCGAGACAGTGA
- a CDS encoding AMP-binding protein — MTALSPTGHTDTFARDHLPPAEQWPVLEFTTEQLRYPERLNAATELIDVATERYGPDRPALRTPDGEVWSYGELRLRADQVAQVLTEDLGLVPGNRVLLRSPNNPWSVAAWLGVVKAGGVVVTTMAALRARELAPIVAKTRPVVALVDHRFLDDVIALTGSVAPGLTVVAHGGDSAEDLSRRAAAKSGRFTAADTAADDVALFGPTSGSTGVPKITTHFHRDLLAIDDTFGRNLLGLRPDDLVACTAPAAFTFGLGMLVVFPLRAGACAFLTEAATPAQLADLVAEHGVTVLATAPTAYRQILKSGAVRQLAGLRVAVSAGEHIPHEVWQELRDRLGLRVIDGIGATELLHIFISAAGDDIRPGATGRPVPGYRAAVLDLDGREVGPGVEGWLGVIGPVGCRYLDDDRQANYVRNGWNVTSDIFVRDEDGYFWYRSRSDSMIVSSGYNIAGAEVEAAIDTHPDVLESAVVAAPDAERGSVVCAFVVLREGVAGDAAKAKEIQDHVKQHIAPYKYPREVRFTGPLPRNVSGKLQHFKLRRLVEPQTQVEEQA, encoded by the coding sequence GTGACGGCGCTGTCGCCCACCGGGCACACCGACACCTTCGCCCGCGACCACCTGCCGCCCGCCGAGCAGTGGCCGGTGCTGGAGTTCACCACCGAGCAGCTGCGGTACCCGGAGCGGCTCAACGCCGCCACCGAGCTGATCGACGTGGCCACGGAGCGCTACGGCCCGGACCGGCCCGCGCTGCGGACCCCCGACGGCGAGGTCTGGAGCTACGGCGAGCTACGGTTGCGGGCCGACCAGGTCGCCCAGGTGCTCACCGAGGACCTGGGGCTGGTGCCCGGCAACCGGGTGCTGCTGCGCTCCCCGAACAACCCCTGGTCGGTGGCGGCCTGGCTGGGCGTGGTCAAGGCCGGCGGCGTGGTGGTGACCACCATGGCGGCGCTGCGGGCCCGCGAGCTGGCGCCGATCGTGGCCAAGACCCGGCCGGTCGTCGCCCTGGTCGACCACCGCTTCCTGGACGACGTCATCGCCCTCACCGGCTCCGTCGCACCGGGGTTGACGGTCGTGGCCCACGGCGGCGACTCGGCCGAAGACCTCAGCCGCCGGGCCGCGGCCAAGTCGGGGCGGTTCACCGCGGCCGACACCGCCGCGGACGACGTCGCGCTGTTCGGGCCGACCTCGGGCAGCACCGGCGTCCCGAAGATCACCACCCACTTCCACCGGGACCTGCTGGCGATCGACGACACCTTCGGGCGGAACCTGCTCGGGCTGCGCCCGGACGACCTGGTCGCCTGCACCGCGCCGGCCGCCTTCACCTTCGGCCTCGGCATGCTGGTGGTCTTCCCGCTCCGGGCGGGGGCCTGCGCCTTCCTCACCGAGGCGGCCACCCCGGCCCAGCTGGCCGACCTGGTGGCCGAGCACGGCGTGACCGTGCTGGCGACCGCCCCGACGGCGTACCGGCAGATCCTCAAGTCCGGTGCGGTGCGGCAGTTGGCCGGGCTGCGGGTGGCGGTCAGCGCCGGCGAGCACATCCCGCACGAGGTGTGGCAGGAGCTGCGCGACCGGCTCGGTCTCCGGGTCATCGACGGGATCGGCGCCACCGAGCTGCTGCACATCTTCATCTCGGCCGCCGGCGACGACATCCGTCCCGGGGCGACCGGCCGGCCGGTGCCGGGCTACCGCGCCGCCGTCCTGGACCTGGACGGGCGGGAGGTCGGGCCCGGGGTCGAGGGCTGGCTCGGGGTGATCGGCCCGGTCGGCTGCCGCTACCTCGACGACGACCGGCAGGCGAACTACGTCAGGAACGGCTGGAACGTCACCAGTGACATCTTCGTCCGGGACGAGGACGGCTACTTCTGGTACCGCTCGCGCAGCGACAGCATGATCGTGTCCTCCGGCTACAACATCGCCGGCGCGGAGGTCGAGGCCGCGATCGACACCCATCCGGACGTCCTCGAATCGGCGGTCGTGGCCGCACCCGACGCCGAACGCGGCTCGGTGGTCTGCGCGTTCGTGGTGCTGCGCGAGGGCGTGGCCGGGGACGCGGCGAAGGCCAAGGAGATCCAGGACCACGTGAAACAGCACATCGCGCCGTACAAGTACCCGCGCGAGGTGCGCTTCACCGGCCCGCTTCCGCGCAATGTCAGCGGCAAGCTGCAGCACTTCAAGCTCCGCCGGCTGGTGGAACCGCAGACACAGGTGGAGGAGCAGGCATGA
- a CDS encoding methyltransferase family protein, whose translation MDVTALVILFGWVAFSIGWLIAAFGAKPGRMRWGRFAGLRVVLVLVLVVLVRTRAFKGHAVTDDPWRQGVGLAVFVLGLALAVWARAYLGRNWGMPMTRKADPELVTTGPYRSIRHPIYSGIILAMAGTAVAVSLTYLVVLVVFAGYFVYSAVTEERDMAARFPDTYPAYKRSTKMLIPFVL comes from the coding sequence ATGGACGTGACGGCGCTTGTCATCCTCTTCGGTTGGGTGGCCTTCTCGATCGGCTGGCTGATCGCGGCCTTCGGCGCGAAGCCGGGAAGGATGCGCTGGGGCCGGTTCGCCGGGCTGCGGGTGGTGCTCGTCCTCGTCCTCGTGGTGCTCGTCCGGACCAGGGCGTTCAAGGGCCACGCGGTGACCGACGACCCCTGGCGGCAGGGCGTCGGACTGGCCGTGTTCGTGCTGGGGCTGGCGCTCGCCGTGTGGGCCAGGGCGTACCTCGGCCGGAACTGGGGCATGCCGATGACCAGGAAGGCCGACCCGGAGCTGGTGACCACCGGCCCCTACCGGAGCATCCGCCACCCCATCTACTCCGGGATCATCCTCGCGATGGCCGGCACCGCCGTCGCGGTGAGCCTGACCTACCTGGTGGTTCTCGTGGTGTTCGCCGGGTACTTCGTCTACAGCGCCGTCACCGAGGAGCGCGACATGGCCGCGCGCTTCCCGGACACGTATCCGGCCTACAAGCGCTCGACGAAGATGCTCATCCCCTTCGTCCTCTGA
- a CDS encoding bifunctional salicylyl-CoA 5-hydroxylase/oxidoreductase: MRIAIAGGGPGGLYFAALMAQLDPAHEVTVWERNAPDDTFGFGVVFSDETLGGIDNADEVVHARMESGFARWTDIDIGFGGHAFSVGGQGFAAMSRKELLRILQERAAELGVTVHYRSAAPDLDGLRASYDLVVAADGLNSAIRTKGAEVFRPSLDRRRNKYIWLGTDLVFEAFQFFVRQTEWGTMQIHGYPFSDTGSTFIVEMHEDVWRRAGFDRPGAEDLPPGASDEYAVARIEEIFAEELRGHRVLTNNSKWINFTTVRNERWYDGNVVLLGDAAHTAHFSIGSGTKLAMEDALALAACLHEQPDVAAALESYQAERKPVVESTQRAAQASLEWFENIGMYAGQDPAQFAFNLLTRSRRITFESLGQRDPGFAALMQAEFARQQGSTEDAPAMFQPVRIGGLELRNRIIVSPMDMYSSVDGVPGDFHLVHLGSKALGGAGLVMSEMVCVSPEGRITPGCPGLWTEEQGEAWRRVTDFVHRHSSARIGLQLGHSGRKGSTRVMWEGMDQPLDEGNWEVIGPSAIPYGSGCHVPREATRADLDRVVADFAAAAGRAVRAGFDLVEVHAAHGYLLSSFLSPVANRRTDEYGGPLDNRLRFPLEVFDAVRRTVPAEIPVTVRISATDWVPNGNTGEDAVEIARAFVEHGAAAIDVSSGQVAQDEQPAFGRSYQTPFADRIRHLVAGPAGVPVIAVGAISSYDDVNSILLAGRADLCALGRTHLYNPQWTLQAAAEQEYRGSGAQWPAPWEAGRRRPPSARTDKVPPRLSLLRAGAADDVHLRWTPGRGPASG, encoded by the coding sequence ATGAGGATCGCGATCGCCGGGGGCGGACCCGGCGGCCTGTACTTCGCGGCGCTGATGGCGCAGCTCGATCCGGCGCACGAGGTCACCGTCTGGGAGCGCAACGCGCCGGACGACACCTTCGGCTTCGGCGTCGTCTTCTCCGACGAGACCCTGGGCGGCATCGACAACGCCGACGAGGTCGTCCACGCCCGGATGGAGAGCGGCTTCGCCCGCTGGACCGACATCGACATCGGGTTCGGCGGCCACGCCTTCAGCGTCGGCGGCCAGGGCTTCGCGGCGATGAGCCGCAAGGAGCTGCTGCGGATCCTCCAGGAGCGGGCCGCGGAGCTGGGCGTCACCGTCCACTACCGGTCCGCGGCGCCCGACCTCGACGGGCTGCGGGCGTCGTACGACCTGGTGGTGGCCGCCGACGGGCTCAACTCGGCGATCCGGACCAAGGGCGCCGAGGTCTTCCGGCCCTCGCTGGACCGGCGCCGGAACAAGTACATCTGGCTGGGCACGGACCTGGTCTTCGAGGCGTTCCAGTTCTTCGTCAGGCAGACGGAGTGGGGCACCATGCAGATCCACGGCTACCCCTTCTCCGACACCGGCTCGACCTTCATCGTGGAGATGCACGAGGACGTCTGGCGCCGGGCCGGTTTCGACCGCCCCGGCGCGGAGGACCTGCCGCCGGGCGCGTCCGACGAGTACGCCGTGGCCCGGATCGAGGAGATCTTCGCCGAGGAGCTGCGGGGCCACCGGGTCCTGACCAACAACTCGAAGTGGATCAACTTCACCACGGTCCGCAACGAGCGCTGGTACGACGGCAATGTGGTGCTGCTGGGCGACGCCGCCCACACCGCCCACTTCTCCATCGGCTCGGGCACCAAGCTGGCCATGGAGGACGCCCTCGCGCTCGCCGCCTGCCTGCACGAACAGCCGGACGTGGCCGCGGCGTTGGAGTCCTACCAGGCCGAGCGCAAGCCGGTGGTGGAGTCGACCCAGCGGGCGGCGCAGGCGTCGCTGGAGTGGTTCGAGAACATCGGCATGTACGCCGGCCAGGACCCGGCGCAGTTCGCCTTCAACCTGCTCACCCGCTCGCGCCGGATCACCTTCGAGAGCCTCGGGCAGCGCGATCCCGGGTTCGCCGCGCTGATGCAGGCCGAGTTCGCGCGGCAGCAGGGCTCGACGGAGGACGCTCCGGCGATGTTCCAGCCGGTCCGGATCGGCGGTCTTGAGCTGCGGAACCGGATCATCGTCTCCCCGATGGACATGTACTCCTCGGTGGACGGCGTCCCCGGCGACTTCCACCTGGTCCACCTGGGCTCCAAGGCGCTGGGCGGGGCCGGTCTGGTGATGAGCGAGATGGTCTGCGTCTCGCCCGAGGGCCGGATCACCCCGGGCTGCCCCGGGCTGTGGACCGAGGAGCAGGGCGAGGCCTGGCGCCGGGTCACCGACTTCGTGCACCGGCACAGTTCCGCCCGGATCGGGCTGCAGCTCGGCCACTCCGGCCGCAAGGGCTCGACCAGGGTCATGTGGGAGGGCATGGACCAGCCGCTCGACGAGGGCAACTGGGAGGTGATCGGCCCCTCGGCGATCCCCTACGGCAGCGGCTGCCACGTCCCCAGGGAAGCGACCCGCGCGGACCTGGACCGGGTGGTCGCGGACTTCGCCGCCGCCGCCGGGCGGGCGGTGCGCGCCGGGTTCGACCTGGTCGAGGTGCACGCCGCCCACGGCTACCTGCTCTCGTCCTTCCTCTCCCCGGTCGCCAACCGGCGCACCGACGAGTACGGGGGGCCGCTGGACAACCGGCTGCGGTTCCCGCTGGAGGTCTTCGACGCGGTGCGGCGCACCGTTCCGGCGGAGATCCCGGTGACCGTCCGGATCTCGGCGACCGACTGGGTGCCGAACGGCAACACCGGGGAGGACGCGGTGGAGATCGCCCGGGCGTTCGTCGAGCACGGCGCCGCCGCGATCGACGTCTCCTCGGGCCAGGTCGCCCAGGACGAGCAGCCGGCCTTCGGCCGCTCGTACCAGACCCCGTTCGCCGACCGGATCCGTCACCTGGTGGCCGGGCCTGCCGGGGTGCCGGTGATCGCGGTCGGCGCCATCTCCTCCTACGACGATGTGAACTCGATCCTGCTCGCCGGGCGGGCGGACCTCTGCGCCCTGGGCCGCACCCACCTCTACAACCCGCAGTGGACGCTCCAGGCCGCCGCCGAGCAGGAGTACCGCGGCTCCGGCGCGCAGTGGCCGGCGCCCTGGGAGGCCGGTCGCCGCAGGCCGCCGTCCGCCCGCACCGACAAGGTCCCGCCGCGGCTGTCGCTGCTGCGCGCGGGCGCCGCCGACGACGTGCACCTGCGGTGGACGCCGGGCAGGGGCCCGGCGTCCGGATGA
- a CDS encoding PaaX family transcriptional regulator, giving the protein MNDMMVERPAATAPRSRTVLVTFLGSVVRTMGDWMPIAGTVALLTQSGLDTSSVRTAVFRLKKRGWLESETRAGRRGYALTPTALDALAVGDEVIWHARQPADLADGWCVVNFSVPESARAVRHQLTGHLASLGFGNIGSAVWIAPARMLPAAQRAIAELDLTPQCAVFVGDYAAGQELTAMVRNGWDLDEIDRRYREFIEDHRHRADRLTGSAGMGGEEAFDAYLSVVNRWRKLPFRDPGLPSEVLPADWSGPAAVQLFERMVAVLEGPALAHAAPYWPARPDPV; this is encoded by the coding sequence ATGAACGACATGATGGTCGAACGGCCCGCGGCGACCGCGCCCCGTTCCCGGACCGTGCTGGTGACCTTCCTCGGTTCGGTCGTCCGCACCATGGGCGACTGGATGCCGATCGCGGGCACGGTCGCCCTGCTCACCCAGTCCGGCCTGGACACCTCCAGCGTCCGGACGGCGGTGTTCCGGCTGAAGAAGCGCGGCTGGCTGGAGTCGGAGACCCGCGCGGGCCGGCGCGGCTACGCCCTGACGCCGACCGCGCTGGACGCGCTCGCGGTCGGCGACGAGGTCATCTGGCACGCGCGGCAGCCGGCCGACCTCGCCGACGGCTGGTGCGTGGTGAACTTCTCGGTGCCGGAGTCCGCCCGGGCCGTGCGCCATCAGCTGACCGGTCACCTGGCCTCGCTCGGCTTCGGCAACATCGGCTCGGCGGTCTGGATCGCCCCGGCCCGGATGCTCCCGGCGGCCCAGCGCGCCATCGCCGAACTGGACCTCACCCCGCAGTGCGCCGTCTTCGTCGGCGACTATGCGGCGGGCCAGGAGCTCACCGCCATGGTCCGCAACGGCTGGGACCTGGACGAGATCGACCGGCGCTACCGGGAGTTCATCGAGGACCACCGGCACCGGGCGGACCGCTTGACCGGCTCCGCCGGAATGGGCGGCGAGGAGGCCTTCGACGCCTACCTCTCGGTGGTCAACCGCTGGCGCAAGCTGCCGTTCCGCGATCCGGGACTGCCGAGCGAGGTGCTGCCCGCGGACTGGAGCGGCCCCGCCGCCGTCCAGCTGTTCGAACGGATGGTCGCCGTCCTGGAGGGCCCGGCGCTGGCCCATGCCGCACCCTACTGGCCGGCCCGGCCCGACCCGGTCTGA
- a CDS encoding SDR family NAD(P)-dependent oxidoreductase, translating into MDIAGSAALVTGAASGLGAATAAALAERGALVYGLDLERAVSEAGPQPDGVTLLPADVTEEAPVRAALERIDADGAVLRLAVNCAGIAPSARILGRKGPHDLDLFHQVLKVNLLGTFNVLRLAAESIARHEPDENGQRGLVVNTASIAAFEAQIGQIAYAASKAGVAGMTITAARDLAQYGIRVVTIAPGIVDTPMMAGFSDEVRDALGASVTFPQRLARPEEFARLVTMITEHDYLNGETVRMDGALRMTAR; encoded by the coding sequence ATGGACATAGCCGGATCCGCCGCACTGGTCACCGGTGCCGCCTCGGGCCTGGGCGCGGCCACGGCAGCCGCCCTCGCCGAGCGCGGTGCGCTGGTCTACGGCCTGGACCTGGAGCGGGCCGTCTCCGAGGCGGGGCCCCAGCCGGACGGGGTCACCCTGCTGCCCGCCGACGTCACCGAGGAGGCGCCGGTCCGCGCGGCACTGGAGCGGATCGACGCGGACGGCGCTGTGCTGCGGCTGGCGGTGAACTGCGCCGGGATCGCCCCGTCGGCCCGGATCCTGGGCCGCAAGGGTCCGCACGACCTCGACCTCTTCCACCAGGTGCTGAAGGTCAACCTGCTCGGCACCTTCAATGTGCTGCGGCTGGCGGCCGAGTCCATCGCCCGGCACGAGCCGGACGAGAACGGCCAGCGCGGGCTCGTCGTCAACACCGCGTCGATCGCCGCGTTCGAGGCGCAGATCGGCCAGATCGCCTACGCCGCGTCCAAGGCCGGTGTCGCCGGGATGACCATCACGGCCGCCCGCGACCTCGCCCAGTACGGCATCCGGGTGGTCACCATCGCCCCCGGCATCGTGGACACCCCGATGATGGCCGGCTTCAGCGACGAGGTCCGGGACGCGCTCGGCGCGAGCGTGACGTTCCCGCAGCGGCTGGCCCGGCCCGAGGAGTTCGCCCGGCTGGTCACCATGATCACCGAGCACGACTACCTCAACGGCGAGACGGTCCGGATGGACGGCGCGCTGCGGATGACCGCCCGGTAG
- a CDS encoding LysR family transcriptional regulator, producing the protein METRELRYFIAVAEELHFGRAAQRLGIAQPPLSRAIRQLERRLGATLLERGSRGVALTGAGAVLLREGRAALEAVEAAERRTRRAVLAEAGQADVVLATKAGASSELLTKLLDAYAAEPGAGVVEVLLCGIGEQVRLLRDGRADVALLHRPFDATAGFDTEVLCTEGQVVVLPAGHPLTGRAQVRMAEVTALPGLPMPRWPGRDGAYPDGPGLQVRDHTQLLQLIALGRASAVLPESSRAQLHGDLVAVPVLDAPPVTTVIAWPSHSRSAAVAGLVRTATRL; encoded by the coding sequence GTGGAGACCCGGGAGTTGAGGTATTTCATCGCCGTCGCCGAGGAACTGCACTTCGGCCGGGCGGCGCAGCGGCTCGGCATCGCGCAGCCGCCGCTGTCGCGGGCGATCCGCCAGCTCGAACGGCGCCTCGGCGCGACACTGCTGGAACGCGGCAGCCGTGGCGTCGCCCTGACCGGCGCCGGAGCGGTGCTGCTGCGGGAGGGCCGGGCGGCGCTGGAGGCGGTCGAGGCCGCCGAGCGCCGTACGCGCCGGGCCGTCCTGGCCGAGGCCGGGCAGGCCGACGTGGTGCTCGCCACCAAGGCGGGCGCGTCCAGCGAACTGCTGACCAAGTTGCTGGACGCCTATGCCGCCGAACCCGGTGCGGGCGTCGTCGAGGTGCTGCTGTGCGGGATCGGTGAGCAGGTACGGCTGTTGCGCGACGGGCGGGCGGACGTGGCCCTGCTGCACCGGCCCTTCGACGCGACGGCCGGATTCGACACCGAGGTGCTCTGCACCGAGGGTCAGGTGGTGGTGCTGCCGGCCGGGCACCCCCTCACCGGCCGGGCCCAGGTGCGGATGGCCGAGGTCACCGCGCTGCCGGGCCTGCCGATGCCGCGCTGGCCGGGACGCGACGGCGCCTATCCGGACGGTCCCGGTCTGCAGGTCCGGGACCACACGCAGCTGCTGCAGCTGATCGCGCTCGGCCGCGCCTCGGCGGTCCTGCCGGAGTCCAGCCGGGCCCAGTTGCACGGTGACCTGGTCGCGGTGCCGGTGCTGGACGCGCCGCCGGTCACCACGGTGATCGCGTGGCCCTCGCACAGCCGCTCGGCAGCCGTCGCCGGCCTGGTCCGGACCGCCACCCGGCTGTGA
- a CDS encoding winged helix-turn-helix domain-containing protein, with product MATAPDPERLPQGNRELDFEGHRLVLQGSAVLVAGECIRLSPTQAALLRALAERPGRVLSRAELLGRVWVGTGADEHAVEAAVARLRGALGGYAGLVRTVPRRGYRLAVAA from the coding sequence ATGGCGACGGCACCCGACCCCGAGAGGCTGCCCCAGGGCAACCGCGAACTCGACTTCGAGGGGCACCGGTTGGTGCTCCAGGGCAGCGCGGTACTGGTCGCCGGGGAGTGCATCCGGCTGTCGCCCACCCAGGCCGCGCTGCTGCGGGCGCTGGCCGAGCGCCCCGGCCGGGTGCTCAGCCGCGCCGAGCTGCTGGGCCGGGTCTGGGTCGGCACGGGTGCGGACGAGCATGCGGTGGAGGCGGCCGTCGCCCGGCTGCGCGGTGCGCTGGGCGGCTACGCGGGGCTGGTTCGCACGGTGCCCAGGCGCGGCTACCGGCTGGCGGTCGCCGCGTGA
- a CDS encoding SDR family oxidoreductase → MTEKTIALVTGANKGIGYEIAVGLAALGWQVGVGARDEQRREAAVAKLRAAGADVFGVPLDVTDDASVAAAAALIEERAGRLDVLVNNAGITGGAPQTPTTVDPATVLAAVETNVIGVIRVTNAMLPLLRRSASPRIVNMSSSVGSLTLQTTPGAEIGPISAAYSPSKSFLNAVTVQYAKELQDTGILINAACPGYTATDLNAFHGVRTPEQGAAIAVRLATLPDDGPTGGFFDDAGEVPW, encoded by the coding sequence ATGACCGAAAAGACAATCGCGCTGGTGACCGGCGCGAACAAGGGCATCGGATACGAGATCGCGGTCGGCCTGGCCGCCCTCGGCTGGCAGGTGGGAGTGGGCGCCCGGGACGAGCAGCGCCGCGAGGCCGCCGTGGCCAAGCTGCGCGCGGCCGGGGCCGACGTGTTCGGCGTTCCGCTGGACGTGACCGACGACGCGAGCGTGGCCGCCGCCGCCGCGCTGATCGAGGAGCGGGCCGGGCGCCTCGACGTCCTCGTCAACAACGCCGGGATCACCGGCGGCGCACCGCAGACCCCCACCACGGTCGACCCCGCGACGGTGCTGGCCGCCGTGGAGACCAACGTGATCGGGGTCATCCGGGTCACCAACGCGATGCTGCCGCTGCTGCGCCGCTCGGCGTCACCGCGGATCGTGAACATGTCCAGCAGCGTCGGCTCACTCACCCTGCAGACCACGCCCGGCGCCGAGATCGGTCCGATCTCCGCCGCCTACTCACCGTCGAAGTCCTTCCTCAACGCCGTCACCGTCCAGTACGCCAAGGAGCTGCAGGACACCGGCATCCTCATCAACGCGGCCTGCCCCGGATACACCGCGACCGACCTCAACGCCTTCCACGGGGTCCGCACCCCGGAACAGGGCGCGGCGATCGCCGTCCGGCTGGCGACCCTGCCCGACGACGGCCCGACCGGCGGCTTCTTCGACGACGCGGGCGAGGTGCCCTGGTGA
- a CDS encoding alpha/beta fold hydrolase, translated as MHSLQFTSESSSNGMVGRDFIVGGVPGVLWSPASGAADRAPLVLLGHGGGAHKKHPAMTGRAQRLVTGCGYRVAVIDAPGHGDRPRSAQDERDIAELRQAQAEGEPQGPIIVGYNARLAELAVPEWQATLDALQELPEIGAEGPVGYVGIGLGTAIGVPLVAAEPRITAAVFGPHWPDALAAHARQITVPIEFDIQWDDEHIPREAGLALFDAFASKEKTLHANAGKHLELPRFEVDSAVRFLVRHLGLTVTSPA; from the coding sequence ATGCATTCTCTGCAGTTCACCTCCGAGTCGTCGTCGAACGGCATGGTCGGGCGCGACTTCATTGTGGGCGGGGTCCCCGGTGTCCTCTGGTCGCCGGCCTCCGGCGCGGCCGACCGCGCACCCCTGGTCCTGCTGGGCCACGGCGGCGGCGCCCACAAGAAGCATCCGGCGATGACGGGCCGGGCCCAGCGCCTGGTGACCGGCTGCGGCTACCGCGTCGCCGTCATCGACGCCCCCGGCCACGGCGACCGGCCGCGTAGCGCGCAGGACGAGCGGGACATCGCCGAGCTGCGCCAGGCGCAGGCGGAGGGCGAGCCGCAAGGGCCGATCATCGTCGGTTACAACGCCCGCCTGGCGGAGCTCGCCGTGCCCGAGTGGCAGGCGACCCTGGACGCCCTCCAGGAACTTCCGGAGATCGGCGCCGAGGGGCCCGTGGGCTACGTCGGCATCGGTCTGGGCACCGCGATCGGCGTACCGCTGGTGGCGGCCGAGCCCAGGATCACGGCCGCGGTCTTCGGCCCGCACTGGCCCGATGCCCTGGCCGCGCATGCCAGGCAGATCACCGTCCCGATCGAGTTCGACATCCAGTGGGACGACGAGCACATCCCGCGCGAGGCCGGTCTCGCGCTGTTCGACGCCTTCGCCTCGAAGGAGAAGACGTTGCACGCCAACGCGGGCAAGCACCTTGAACTGCCCAGGTTCGAGGTCGACAGCGCGGTCCGGTTCCTGGTCCGGCACCTTGGCCTGACGGTCACCTCACCGGCTTGA
- a CDS encoding DUF4175 domain-containing protein: protein MVWFLLLILIAVVFGFLGALIKGLLWLLVIGCVVFVVALLFAGWRLRSASANRARR, encoded by the coding sequence GTGGTCTGGTTCCTACTGCTCATCCTGATCGCCGTGGTCTTCGGCTTCCTCGGCGCGCTGATCAAGGGCTTGCTCTGGCTGCTCGTCATCGGCTGCGTCGTGTTCGTGGTGGCGCTGCTGTTCGCCGGCTGGCGCCTGCGCTCGGCCTCGGCCAACCGGGCCCGCCGCTAG
- a CDS encoding GlsB/YeaQ/YmgE family stress response membrane protein, with protein MGIIAWILIGLIAGAIAKAIMPGRDPGGVIITMIIGICGALLGGWLGKVVLHVHSINGFFHASTWIAAIVGSVILLALYRLISPGRTRG; from the coding sequence ATGGGCATCATCGCCTGGATCCTCATCGGCCTCATCGCCGGCGCCATCGCGAAGGCCATCATGCCCGGCAGAGACCCCGGCGGCGTCATCATCACAATGATCATCGGCATCTGCGGCGCGCTCCTCGGCGGCTGGCTCGGCAAGGTCGTCCTCCACGTCCACTCCATCAACGGCTTCTTCCACGCCTCCACGTGGATCGCCGCCATCGTCGGCTCCGTCATCCTCCTCGCCCTGTACCGGCTGATCTCCCCCGGCCGGACACGCGGCTAG